AAAGAAATGGACATACCTGTTTGGCATGATGACCAGCAGGGTACTGCAACAGTTGAAGTTGCCGGTGCCATAAACGCACTAAAGGTTGTTGGAAAGAAACTAAATGAAGCTAATATAGTTCTAGTGGGAACAGGTGCAGCCAACATCGCAACTTCAAGAGTCTTAGTTGCAGCAGGTGCAAATAAGAAGAATATCGTTGCAGTTGATTCAAAGGGAATACTAAATGCAAATAGGGCTGACCTTGAAGCAGACAAAACAAATAATCCCTTCAAATGGGACCTATGCATCAATGCAAACAAAGAGCAGAGAACTGGCGGAATAAAAGAGGCCCTAAAAGGAGCTGATATCTGTATAGCGGCATCTAAACCCGGACCAGATACAATAAAGAAAGAAGAGGTAAGCGGGATGGCAAATGATGCGATACTATTTGCATCAGCAAATCCAATGCCAGAGATATGGCCATGGGAAGCAAAGGAGGCTGGGGTTAGAATCGTTGGAACAGGGAGAAGCGACTTCCCAAATCAGATCAACAACTCAGTGGTATTTCCAGGGATATTTAGGGGCGCCCTAGACGTTAGAGCAAGAACCATAACTGATGAGATGTGTGTTGCAGCTGCGTTTGAGATTGCTAAGACTGCTGAAGATAAAGGGCTTTCAGATGAGTATATAGTACCAAAGATGAGTGAGTGGGAAGTATTCCCAAGAGAAGCTGTCGCAGTTGGAATGAAGGCAATTGAGCAGGGCATTGCAAGAGTCAAATACAATAAAAACGAACTCTATGAAATCGCTGAAAAAACAATCAAAAAAGCAAGGGACGAAACACACATGATGATGAAGCATGGCGTTATAGAGATGCCGCCTAAATAAAAATAATTTATTTTTTTATTTAATAAACATCAAGATTAATTTATTTCTATATTCTATTATTTCCTTTTCTTTCAATTTATCAACAAAATCAATAATATCTGAATTAAAAGATTCTGCCATCATAATCATTTCAAATGTAACTTCTTTTGTAATATGAAAATCTACATAATACTGATTATCTATTCTTTCTCTTTTTGCACGTTCTAGCCTTGTTGTGTCTATGCCAAATATAGATTTTAGAAGCATTATACTGGCAATATGATTTTCAGATTTTAAACCAATTAGATAAAATAGGGCTAAAACAGAATGATACATTGAATAGTAAGTTAAAGCAATGGAATCATTTAGATTTCCTGCCTCTGCTAAAATCTTTGAAGAACTTAAAGATTCTTCAGACCTTTTAGGTAAGCATTTTTAAGATTCTCACTTGGCTCTACTATCTGAATCTTTTTCTCATCGAAAAGCTTAGCTAAAAAATCTGTTTTTATCATAGAATCTTTCAATTCCTTTTATAATGACATGATTTGCTTCGATTTCCTTAATTAATAAGTTTTCTCTATCATATCTCCCAATTTTAACGCTTAATCTTGAGTCTATTATTTCAATTTCTTTTTTTATACTGTAATCTTCTGTTTCTATATAAATATCTATATCGCTTTTTTCTGATGGCGCATCTTTAGCATATGATCCAAATAAAACTGCCATTTCGATATTTTCTTTGTCTATTATTTTCTTTATTATGCCCTTTAGTTTCGGATACTTTTTCAAAAACAACATTAGATTGTAACTCTCAGATATTATTACAAGGCTTCTCGCTTCAAGACTCTTCTTAATAAAGTAAG
This DNA window, taken from Methanofastidiosum sp., encodes the following:
- a CDS encoding NADP-dependent malic enzyme: MEKLSKEDLIKKASKPAEDAMKLHPFYKGKIEIASKVCIRDFTDFAIWYTPGVAEPCKAIFNNKETVFDHTNKGNAVAVVSDGTRVLGLGNIGPEAAMPVMEGKALLFKYLGGVDAYPICLDTRDPDKLIETCKLIKPTFGGINLEDIEKPKCFFILDKLRADKEMDIPVWHDDQQGTATVEVAGAINALKVVGKKLNEANIVLVGTGAANIATSRVLVAAGANKKNIVAVDSKGILNANRADLEADKTNNPFKWDLCINANKEQRTGGIKEALKGADICIAASKPGPDTIKKEEVSGMANDAILFASANPMPEIWPWEAKEAGVRIVGTGRSDFPNQINNSVVFPGIFRGALDVRARTITDEMCVAAAFEIAKTAEDKGLSDEYIVPKMSEWEVFPREAVAVGMKAIEQGIARVKYNKNELYEIAEKTIKKARDETHMMMKHGVIEMPPK
- a CDS encoding DNA-binding protein; this encodes MLAEAGNLNDSIALTYYSMYHSVLALFYLIGLKSENHIASIMLLKSIFGIDTTRLERAKRERIDNQYYVDFHITKEVTFEMIMMAESFNSDIIDFVDKLKEKEIIEYRNKLILMFIK
- a CDS encoding nucleotidyltransferase domain-containing protein, whose amino-acid sequence is MLQNCNEYDIVLALLKEESHIREIARRLKTNQTFVKRRLDELYKENLVDYSVEGKNYTYFIKKSLEARSLVIISESYNLMLFLKKYPKLKGIIKKIIDKENIEMAVLFGSYAKDAPSEKSDIDIYIETEDYSIKKEIEIIDSRLSVKIGRYDRENLLIKEIEANHVIIKGIERFYDKNRFFS